The Pseudoalteromonas rubra region GAAGAAGAAGTGGCGGACGCGGGACGTCTTTTGTGGAGAGTGAACCTCCGACCGCCTGGTTCGTAGCCAGGTACTCTATCCAGCTGAAGTAACTCACACCAAATTTCAGGCACAAAAAAACCGACTTTCGTCGGTTGATTGCTCACTTCCTGAATAAGAAGTGGCGGACGCGGGACGTCTTTTGTGGAGAGTGACCCTCCGACCGCCTGGTTCGTAGCCAGGTACTCTATCCAGCTGAAGTAACTCACACCAAATTTCAGGCACAAAAAAACCGACTTTCGTCGGTTGATTGCTCACTTCCTGAATAAGAAGTGGCGGACGCGGGAGGATTCGAACCTCCGACCGCCTGGTTCGTAGCCAGGTACTCTATCCAGCTGAGCTACGCGTCCGTTGTTCAATTCAATTTTACTACCTGAATTAGTGTAGTCTTTTTATTTAACCACTTAAGAGAAGTGGCGGACGCGGGAGGATTCGAACCTCCGACCGCCTGGTTCGTAGCCAGGTACTCTATCCAGCTGAGCTACGCGTCCGTTGTTCAATTCAATTTTACTACCTGAATTAGTGTAGTCTTTTTATTTAACCACTTAAGAGAAGTGGCGGACGCGGGAGGATTCGAACCTCCGACCGCCTGGTTCGTAGCCAGGTACTCTATCCAGCTGAGCTACGCGTCCGTTGTTCAATTCAATTTTACTACCTGAATTAGTGTAGTCTTTTTATTTAACCACTTAAGAGAAGTGGCGGACGCGGGAGGATTCGAACCTCCGACCGCCTGGTTCGTAGCCAGGTACTCTATCCAGCTGAGCTACGCGTCCGTTTTACTACAAAGACACCATTTTAATAAATGGCGGAGAAGGAGGGATTCGAACCCTCGATAGGGCTACAAACCCTATACTCCCTTAGCAGGGGAGCGCCTTCAGCCACTCGGCCACCTCTCCGTCTTTGTGGGGCGTATAATATAGAACCGTGAAAATATGTCAAATACTTTTCTTGTAAAAAAGCACTGTATGGTGATAGATTGTTCAGCTTGGTCTGTTTTAAGGCACTTTGTCGATTATTTTGTCATAAATTAGTCACTTTTAGGGCCTGACTGTATATTATAGTGGTCCAAAAGAGTTTGCTTACGCGTGCTTTCTTCAGCAATAAAGGCATCTACATAGCCTAAACGCTGAAATTCGCTGATACAGCTACGACAATAATTCATCCTGGCTTGTTCGTGCTGTGATTTTGATTTTTGTTGCGACATGGTCTGAGTTCATTTGCATCCTTTCATAACCAAAGCAGTATAGGCTAAAAAGTCTGATATGCCAGTCGTACCCAACTAGCAACTATTCGCCGAATGTACTCCTGCACACTTTCTATGTATCTAACCTCTGATCTTACAAAAGTTTTATAAATATATTGAGAGTTCAACTGGCGTTTAGCAGAGATGTCTTACATAGATAAAAGAAAAGCGCCTAAGGCGCTTTTCTCAATTGTACATTCAATGTAACCGGACTAGTCAGCCTGAGGTCGCATATGCGGGAACAGGATAACGTCTTTGATAGTCGGAGAGTCGGTAAATAGCATCACCAGGCGGTCGATACCAATCCCCTCACCAGCCGTTGGCGGTAAGCCATACTCCAGCGCACGGATGTAGTCATCATCAAAATGCATTGCTTCGTCGTCACCGGCGTCTTTCTCTTCAACCTGACGCGCAAAACGCGCAGCCTGATCTTCTGCATCATTGAGCTCCGAAAAGCCATTTGCCAGTTCACGTCCACCTACGAAGAATTCAAAGCGATCAGTGATAAATGGGTTTTCATCATTACGACGTGCCAACGGTGATACTTCCCACGGGTATTCCGTGATGAAAGTTGGCTGGATCAGTTTATGCTCAGCGGTTTCTTCAAAGATTTCACATAAGAACTTACCGGCACCCCATACACATTTTTCAGGGATCTTCACGTGTACTTTCTTCGCGTATGCCACCAACTCGTCAAAGTGGTTTTCTGGATCTTTAAAGATGTGCGCAGAGGCTTCAGCGTCAGGACCATATTTGATGATCGCATCAGCCATAGACAGGCGCTCAAACGCTTTACCAAAGTCGTACTCGATGGTCTCAAGGACTTCGCCTTCTGCGTTCTTGACTGTATTAGTCACAATGGTCGTGCCCAGTACATCCTGTGCAACGGTACGCAGCATGTCTTCTGTCAGGTTCATCAGATCTTTGTAATCTGCGTATGCCTGATAGAATTCAATCATAGTGAATTCCGGGTTGTGACGAGTCGACAGACCTTCGTTACGGAAGTTACGGTTGATCTCGAAGACGCGGTCAAAGCCACCAACCACCAGGCGCTTCAGGTAAAGCTCAGGTGCGATACGCAGATACATGTCGATGTCCAGCGCATTGTGGTGTGTCACAAACGGACGTGCCGTTGCACCGCCAGGGATCACTTGTAGCATTGGCGTTTCAACTTCCATAAAGTCACGTTCAGCCAGGAAACGACGAATGCCTTCAATCACTTTAGAGCGAATACGGAAGGTCTCACGCGTTTCCATGTTAGTGATCAGATCAACGTAACGTTGACGATACTTGGCTTCCTGATCAGTTAAACCATGGAATTTCTCTGGTAGCGGACGCAGCGATTTAGTCAGTAGTTCATACTGAACCATATCAACATACAAGTCGCCTTTACCTGATTTGTGCAGCGGACCAGACACACCAATGATGTCACCAATGTCGAGCTGACCATATTTGGCTTTCAGCTCTTTTTGTACATCTTTAGACGCGTAAGCCTGGATACGGCCTTTCATGTCTTGCAGAACCAAAAATGGCCCACGTTTAGCAAGGATACGGCCAGCCACAGAGACCTGATGATCTAACTCAACCAGCTCTTCTTTAGACTTATCACCAAACTTAGCCTGTAGATCAGCCGTATAGTCTTCACGGCGGAAGGTGTTCGGATGGCCATTGGCACTGCAATTATCACGAATTGCATCCAATTTAGCACGACGCTCAGCAATGAGTTTATTCTCGTCTTGGATTTGCTCTGTCATTTTTTAGCTCTTAGTTTAGCTTGTTGATTATAGGCCTGATTTCAGGCTGGCTTCGATAAATTTGTCTAGATCACCGTCCAATACCGCCTGGGTATTACGGTTCTCAACACCGGTGCGCAGGTCTTTAATACGCGAGTCGTCCAGTACGTAAGAACGGATCTGGCTGCCCCAACCGATGTCAGATTTGGCATCTTCCTGAGCCTGCTTTTCCGCATTTTGCTTTTGCAGCTCAAGTTCAAACAGTTTTGCTTTTAACTGTTTCATTGCCTGATCTTTGTTTTTGTGCTGTGAACGGTCGTTCTGGCACTGCACCACAGTGTTCGTTGGCAAGTGCGTAATACGCACCGCAGACTCTGTCCGGTTAACGTGCTGACCACCCGCGCCCGAGGCACGATATACGTCGATACGCAAATCTGCCGGGTTGATGTCAATCTCAATGTTGTCATCAATTTCCGGGTATACGAATGCAGAGGCGAACGAGGTGTGACGACGACCGCCTGAGTCGAACGGGCTCTTGCGGACCAGGCGGTGTACACCGGTTTCTGTGCGCAGCCAGCCATAAGCATACTCGCCGCTGACACGCAGTGTTGCGCCTTTGATACCTGCCACGTCACCATCTGTTGCTTCGACAATCTCAGTTTTGAACCCTTTGGCTTCTGCCCAGCGCAGATACATACGCAACAACATGTTGCACCAGTCCTGGGCTTCTGTACCACCGGAACCGGCTTGCAGATCGAGATAGGCATCATTGCTGTCTTGTGCGCCAGAGAACATACGGCGGAACTCCAGCTTTTCGAGCTGGGCATTCAGGCCTTGCACTTCTTGCTCAGCTTCAGCAAAAGTCTCTTCGTCTTCGGCTTCTACAGCCAGCTCAACCAGGCCTTCTGCATCATCTGCACCGCTCACCAGGTTGTCTATGGTTTCAACGATGGTTTCCAGACTGGATTTTTCGCGACCCAATGCCTGTGCCTTCTCAGGCTCATTCCAGACTGCTGGATCTTCCAGTTCCGCATTAACTTCTTCCAACCGCTCTTGTTTCAGAGCATAGTCAAAGATACCCCCGAAGAAGTTCAGTACGCTCGCGAATTTCCTTGATTTGATTAATCACAGGATTCACTTCAAACATTCACATTACTCCAATTTACGTGATGGTGACGCAGCCAATGGCCCACCTAAAGTGACCACCGGACTGAAAATTTTGCGACCACTGTGTATCAACACATTATGTAAGCGGTCTAAACGGCCAATACTAACAAATAATGGGCTCAGATATCAGCCCTTAAAGAGAACATTTTATACCTTTCTCGCAAATGTTAGCAGGCACGGATCTCCCGAACTATCAACTGCAAGGTAAACTTGCCTCTAAACTCATTGATATCCAGTTGATAAGCTAACTCCGCCATCTGTGCCGCGGTGTTTGGCCAGGCCCGCACATCTATGTTAAACGCAATCGCATCAACCAATTTACCGCTGGGGTGTTTAAGCACCAGCTTGAGATGTTTCTCACCGACAATGCGCTGCTGCACTAACTCGAACACGCCGCTGAATACCGGCTCAGGGAAATGCTGACCCCAGGGCCCAGCCTGTTGCAGTAACATTGCAAAGTCCATATTAAAACACTCAGCTGGTAACTCACCATCTGTCAGTAATACCGACTGCTTATGCTCTTCACTGAGGGTCTCGCTGACCAGGGCCTCAAAGGTGCGTTTAAAGTCGCTAAAGTCGGCTTCTCTGATGGTCAAGCCGGCCGCCATCGCATGGCCACCGAATTTCACGATTAAGTCCGGATGGCGTGTATTTATCTGCTCCAGCAAATCACGCATATGCAAGCCTTCAATTGAGCGGCACGACCCTTTAATTTCGTCATTGTCGCCCTGAGCAAAAATAATCGCCGGGCGATGGTATTTTTCTTTGAGTCTGCCCGCCAGGATCCCAATCACCCCCTGATGCCAGTCATCCTGATATAAACATACCGCATCAGGAATACTCTGCTGCGCAGCAACCAAGCGCTCAAGCACCGCCTGCGCTTCTTGCTGCATGCCCTGCTCTATCTCTCGTCGCTCCTGGTTTAGGCTATCCAATTGTGCGGCAATGCGCCGTGCCTGATGCTCTTCTTTAGACAATAAACAAGCGATACCCAGGCTCATATCATCCAGTCGCCCTGCAGCATTCAATCTCGGTGCCAGTGCAAAACCAAAATCACTGGCGTTAAGCCGGGCTGCGGTGCGATTTGCCACTTCAATCAGAGCACGGATCCCAGGCCGGGTTTGCCCTTTGCGAATTCGCGCCAGTCCCTGATGTACTAAAGTACGGTTGTTGGCATCCAGGGCAACGACATCCGCGACCGTCCCCAAAGCAACTATGTCCAGCAAGGATGCCAGGTTAGGCTGAGTCTGGCCCTGACGCTCAAAATAGCCCGAAGAGCGCAAATGATGACGAAATGCCACCAGCAAGTAAAACGCCACACCAACACCCGCAATCGATTTCGAGGGAAACTGGCAGTCGTGCCGATTAGGGTTAACGATGGCGTCGGCATTGGGCAGTTGCTCACCCTGCAAATGATGATCGGTGACCAGAACAGCAATGCCAGCCTGTTTTACGATGTCTATGCCTGCCAGGCAAGAGATACCATTATCAACGGTGATCACCAGTTGTGGAGCAAGTTGAACTATTTGCTCCGCCAGTGCCGGACTTAGGCCATAACCCAGACTAAAACGGTCAGGAACCAGGTAGTCGACTTGCTGCAGACCAAACAGGCGCAGCCCCTCCATCAGCACAGCTGTGCTAGTTGCGCCATCGGCATCAAAGTCGCCCACAATGAGTATACTTTGCTGTTGCTGTAGTGCTGTTTCTAGTAAGGCACAGGCTTTATCCATGTCCCGGAACAAACGAAAATCCAGCAAAGTGGCGGCACTGTTATCAAGCTCTTGGGCCTCTTTTACACCCCTGGCGGCATAAATTTGTTTAATTACAGGGTGAAGATGGGTGGGTAAATGACTGTCATCGACACGTAATCTGGGTCGGATCTCTGTTTGCATAACACTCTCTGAACTACCTGATGACGTGAAGTAATACCAATTTGCTTAATTAAGTGAAATTGGTATAAACCTCCACAAAGCAAAAAAGGCCCGCAGGCCTTTTTAGAAACGCTGAGAGTATACCTCAGATTTAAGATTTTTTGCTCGCCTGGTCTAACATTTTTGCCAACGCGTCTGCCGGTTGATAACCCGGGATCATACTGCCGTCTTCAAGTACAATAGCCGGAGTACCGGAAATACCAAAACTCTGACCTAGCTGATAATGCTCAGCAACCGGTGCCTGACAATTCTTTGCATCCGCAATGGTGTTACCAGCTTTCGCTTCAGTCATGGCAGATGCAGCATCGTCAGCACACCAAACGTTCATCAGGCTCTTGTAACCGTTACCACTCAGGCCGCCACGAGGAAACGCGAGATACTTAACGGTAATGCCCGCTGCCAGGTAATCATCCAGCTCACGGTGAAGTTTACGGCAGTAGCCACAGGTAATGTCAGTAAAGACCGTGATTTGGTGTTTCTCATTTTCCGCCTTGTACACAATCATCGAATCCTGGTACTCAGCGACACCATTTTTACGTACACCACTGAGTGCATCCTCAGTGATATTACGACGGTTTGTCACATCAATCATGGTCCCCTGAACCAGATACTGACCATTAGGGCTTGCATAGAATACCCCTTTATCCGTGATCACAGTCTTAAGGCCCGAAATAGGGCTGTCAGATACACTCTTGACTGTTAAGCCCAGATCCGCAAATTGAGATGCGATGGGGCTAACCGCCATTGGTGAAACTTCTTTGATTGTCTCGGCAACGGTACCGACACTAAAAGCGAGCGATGCTGCTAAAAGTAACTTTTTCATGTTTTTCTCGTAAAATTGCTCTTGTTAATCACTAGGACCGGATTACTGCAAATAAATTCCATTACGACCTAGGATGATGTTGCTGATGAAGCGATTTCAGTCGCTCACTGGCAACATGCGTATAAATCTGGGTTGTCGACAAATCGCTATGGCCTAACATCATTTGTACAACGCGGAGATCCGCCCCATGATTGAGCAAATGTGTTGCAAACGCATGACGCAACGTGTGTGGCGATAACGGTGACTTAACGTCTGCCAACATAGCATAGTGTTTGATGCGATGCCAAAAAGTTTGCCGGGTCATGCCGATACCACGCTTAGAGACGAAGACAAAGTCATTCGCATGTTTCACCATTTGAG contains the following coding sequences:
- the lysS gene encoding lysine--tRNA ligase, with amino-acid sequence MTEQIQDENKLIAERRAKLDAIRDNCSANGHPNTFRREDYTADLQAKFGDKSKEELVELDHQVSVAGRILAKRGPFLVLQDMKGRIQAYASKDVQKELKAKYGQLDIGDIIGVSGPLHKSGKGDLYVDMVQYELLTKSLRPLPEKFHGLTDQEAKYRQRYVDLITNMETRETFRIRSKVIEGIRRFLAERDFMEVETPMLQVIPGGATARPFVTHHNALDIDMYLRIAPELYLKRLVVGGFDRVFEINRNFRNEGLSTRHNPEFTMIEFYQAYADYKDLMNLTEDMLRTVAQDVLGTTIVTNTVKNAEGEVLETIEYDFGKAFERLSMADAIIKYGPDAEASAHIFKDPENHFDELVAYAKKVHVKIPEKCVWGAGKFLCEIFEETAEHKLIQPTFITEYPWEVSPLARRNDENPFITDRFEFFVGGRELANGFSELNDAEDQAARFARQVEEKDAGDDEAMHFDDDYIRALEYGLPPTAGEGIGIDRLVMLFTDSPTIKDVILFPHMRPQAD
- the prfB gene encoding peptide chain release factor 2 (programmed frameshift), translating into MFEVNPVINQIKEIRERTELLRGYLDYALKQERLEEVNAELEDPAVWNEPEKAQALGREKSSLETIVETIDNLVSGADDAEGLVELAVEAEDEETFAEAEQEVQGLNAQLEKLEFRRMFSGAQDSNDAYLDLQAGSGGTEAQDWCNMLLRMYLRWAEAKGFKTEIVEATDGDVAGIKGATLRVSGEYAYGWLRTETGVHRLVRKSPFDSGGRRHTSFASAFVYPEIDDNIEIDINPADLRIDVYRASGAGGQHVNRTESAVRITHLPTNTVVQCQNDRSQHKNKDQAMKQLKAKLFELELQKQNAEKQAQEDAKSDIGWGSQIRSYVLDDSRIKDLRTGVENRNTQAVLDGDLDKFIEASLKSGL
- the dsbC gene encoding bifunctional protein-disulfide isomerase/oxidoreductase DsbC, which translates into the protein MKKLLLAASLAFSVGTVAETIKEVSPMAVSPIASQFADLGLTVKSVSDSPISGLKTVITDKGVFYASPNGQYLVQGTMIDVTNRRNITEDALSGVRKNGVAEYQDSMIVYKAENEKHQITVFTDITCGYCRKLHRELDDYLAAGITVKYLAFPRGGLSGNGYKSLMNVWCADDAASAMTEAKAGNTIADAKNCQAPVAEHYQLGQSFGISGTPAIVLEDGSMIPGYQPADALAKMLDQASKKS
- the recJ gene encoding single-stranded-DNA-specific exonuclease RecJ, whose translation is MQTEIRPRLRVDDSHLPTHLHPVIKQIYAARGVKEAQELDNSAATLLDFRLFRDMDKACALLETALQQQQSILIVGDFDADGATSTAVLMEGLRLFGLQQVDYLVPDRFSLGYGLSPALAEQIVQLAPQLVITVDNGISCLAGIDIVKQAGIAVLVTDHHLQGEQLPNADAIVNPNRHDCQFPSKSIAGVGVAFYLLVAFRHHLRSSGYFERQGQTQPNLASLLDIVALGTVADVVALDANNRTLVHQGLARIRKGQTRPGIRALIEVANRTAARLNASDFGFALAPRLNAAGRLDDMSLGIACLLSKEEHQARRIAAQLDSLNQERREIEQGMQQEAQAVLERLVAAQQSIPDAVCLYQDDWHQGVIGILAGRLKEKYHRPAIIFAQGDNDEIKGSCRSIEGLHMRDLLEQINTRHPDLIVKFGGHAMAAGLTIREADFSDFKRTFEALVSETLSEEHKQSVLLTDGELPAECFNMDFAMLLQQAGPWGQHFPEPVFSGVFELVQQRIVGEKHLKLVLKHPSGKLVDAIAFNIDVRAWPNTAAQMAELAYQLDINEFRGKFTLQLIVREIRAC